A window of Haliscomenobacter hydrossis DSM 1100 contains these coding sequences:
- a CDS encoding vanadium-dependent haloperoxidase, protein MQKMPHAFGKWLLAALISTALLSACQRDEVPITPTEQLTSSYDPEVVLKWNDLLLEVERFTPGYLPPVSARAFAYIGLAAYETALPGMPDYKSLGKHYPGLKLPVADGNKTYHYPSALNSAYATIIEKLYPGVPAAQLSQIIALQNQFNAEYETQVSPEVYGNSIAWGKSVADAVFAWSQSDAVGHAGYQRPTDPTYVPPRGPGLWQPTYPNFGAALLPHWGDVRTFAAIADDKCKAPLPYSTDESSEFYIQAKETENKVNLIRKGQNYEDKWIAEFWSDDCAALTFTPAGRWIAIANQALLSTSADLAKAVLVNAKVGMAVCDAGIRAWGEKYRFNLLRPVDYIQNEMGHTTWNSIMCPDGAGQFFTPAFPTYPSGHGTFGGAAAEVLTAEFGTNFAMTDKCHKNRTEFNGTPRSFHSFYEMAQENAYSRLPIGVHFRMDSEAALDLGYKVGRRVNNLPWQ, encoded by the coding sequence ATGCAAAAAATGCCACATGCTTTTGGAAAATGGCTCCTGGCAGCCCTCATCTCTACGGCCTTACTGTCCGCATGTCAGCGCGACGAAGTGCCCATCACACCAACCGAGCAATTGACCTCGTCCTATGATCCTGAAGTGGTGCTGAAATGGAATGACTTGTTGCTGGAAGTCGAGCGATTTACACCGGGTTATTTGCCTCCAGTATCCGCCCGTGCTTTTGCTTACATTGGTCTGGCGGCTTATGAAACGGCTCTTCCCGGCATGCCTGATTACAAATCTTTGGGCAAACATTACCCTGGATTGAAATTGCCGGTAGCCGATGGAAACAAGACCTACCATTACCCCTCGGCGTTGAACAGTGCTTATGCAACCATCATCGAGAAGTTGTACCCTGGTGTTCCAGCAGCTCAGCTTTCCCAGATTATCGCTTTACAAAACCAGTTCAACGCGGAGTACGAGACCCAGGTATCTCCAGAGGTTTATGGAAACTCAATTGCTTGGGGAAAATCGGTGGCTGATGCAGTTTTCGCGTGGTCACAATCGGATGCAGTTGGTCATGCGGGCTATCAACGCCCTACAGACCCCACGTATGTGCCGCCCCGTGGCCCAGGGCTTTGGCAACCTACCTACCCCAATTTTGGGGCGGCGCTTTTGCCGCATTGGGGTGACGTGCGTACTTTTGCCGCTATTGCTGACGACAAATGTAAAGCACCGCTTCCCTACAGTACAGATGAGAGTAGTGAGTTCTACATCCAGGCCAAAGAGACCGAAAACAAGGTCAATCTCATTAGGAAAGGCCAAAACTATGAGGACAAATGGATTGCCGAATTTTGGAGTGACGACTGCGCAGCCCTTACGTTCACCCCAGCCGGGCGCTGGATTGCGATTGCCAATCAGGCCTTGCTGAGTACTTCTGCCGATCTGGCCAAAGCAGTACTGGTCAATGCTAAAGTGGGCATGGCGGTCTGTGATGCGGGTATCCGCGCCTGGGGCGAAAAGTACCGGTTCAATCTATTGCGCCCGGTGGACTATATCCAGAATGAAATGGGGCATACCACCTGGAATTCCATCATGTGCCCGGATGGAGCCGGGCAATTTTTCACCCCCGCTTTCCCAACCTATCCTTCTGGTCATGGTACTTTTGGCGGAGCAGCGGCAGAGGTGCTTACTGCGGAGTTTGGAACCAATTTTGCCATGACCGACAAGTGTCATAAAAATCGGACTGAATTTAACGGCACCCCCAGGTCTTTCCATAGTTTTTATGAGATGGCGCAAGAGAATGCTTATTCGCGCCTGCCCATTGGGGTCCATTTTCGGATGGACTCGGAGGCTGCCCTTGATTTAGGGTATAAAGTGGGCCGCAGAGTCAATAATCTGCCTTGGCAATAA
- a CDS encoding Crp/Fnr family transcriptional regulator has product MQSTAMIDQNLRIARVTQPYLFQNSFILTDLPVKELLILQENAKPESRKRGDVLFRQGGYPKGAFWLLSGKAKIFQETPDGQRQTHYIYSNGDLIAYRQLIADEVHPVSATLLEDATVGFISTEIFRGLLNTSPFFARNILTALAREFTVWMNRMTVFTQFPVRSRLVLALLILHEQYRLSGSPAGVITMTRSELAEYVGASLETVVRVFNDLKNNKLVQVHGRRILLPNPNGLLDILQKEEG; this is encoded by the coding sequence ATGCAATCTACAGCGATGATCGACCAGAACCTGCGCATTGCCAGGGTCACCCAGCCCTACCTTTTTCAGAATAGCTTTATTTTGACCGATCTTCCGGTTAAAGAGCTACTGATTTTGCAGGAAAACGCCAAACCGGAGTCCAGAAAACGTGGTGATGTACTGTTTCGACAGGGCGGCTACCCCAAAGGGGCTTTTTGGTTGTTGTCCGGGAAGGCTAAAATTTTTCAAGAAACGCCGGATGGCCAGCGCCAGACGCACTACATTTACTCCAATGGTGACCTGATCGCTTACCGCCAACTCATCGCCGATGAAGTGCACCCGGTTTCGGCAACCTTATTGGAAGACGCCACCGTTGGATTTATTTCTACAGAAATTTTTCGCGGATTGCTAAATACGTCGCCATTTTTTGCCCGGAATATTCTTACGGCACTGGCGCGGGAATTTACCGTTTGGATGAACCGGATGACGGTTTTTACCCAGTTTCCGGTGCGCAGCAGGTTGGTGCTGGCACTCCTGATTTTACACGAACAATACCGCCTCTCGGGGTCGCCAGCCGGGGTCATTACCATGACGCGAAGTGAACTGGCGGAATACGTTGGAGCGTCACTGGAAACGGTGGTTCGGGTGTTTAATGACTTGAAAAACAATAAATTGGTTCAGGTTCATGGTCGGCGAATCCTGTTGCCGAATCCGAATGGACTGCTGGATATTTTGCAAAAAGAAGAGGGGTGA
- a CDS encoding DUF6493 family protein: MNHLKRHLKYIEGSSDKFWQIEVNGQQFTVVYGKNGTVGTSQTKTFDTAESCLKTAEKLVAEKLKKGYSEDGTVAVDATNAVGRPATGQKVALQEVLDEYDQLIKTRNLDGLLPFLQAKSSGHLEGLRKHINKAKRYWMNYVDLTKEPEFHKNSKSTWGRRGDVEQGYIITLSAIALFDKSSIASWDEPLWLFNDPEKHEMLLKILEWAKPDWLDTYILDKIRRNDWSHVRYSTLRLLEKNNLIRYNPELFARSLSRIELRYNTNQLSKKEIERKLDVWINDEITYQRDIPELFNYETNLHNQSESYRINNAGPYLFFPIWEYIYKGLLAENKIDRLFFIENALQLQTKDWNNNLKSFYRKRLEEIDLTTQELIDFQETIFAFFHALYPPIVSYGLDLCKRMYEHPDFNIPSFLEWASALMMRTDCKAAIKGLLPIFEKIAKLKTEYQISIAEMIADVFMIPDMTLQERAAKTLQKLGKVDSDTLQEKLHSYQPQMQGNVKSLLADWLDGGSDVLTEGIESYQYQPTKAKLLNEPLVLPDTWNDVLFQFGKFISSDEPHEAEILLNTFICKQQLFPQDYQEQLSPYFKQLERTYFEVVFKNEVKAFLMSKMHDMKAPYVSKSDHYTELYALLIIKKITKVAERKMRQGSNLPLLSLPTHVPYWIAPKVLLERIIAHQQANEVIDMADLSIAISRMCREDLDEALPLLGQIDEKLRPLMNFCLGLDKKMDLEEKTVLTKLISWVSGSNEHNENLALWAVAARTFYPQETFIEFEKTQLREVPFVAQPLKPNFYFKKNWNEWKNYLTKLTERGPSWCELRFDQPEYKKIPDHLLYSLNIHRGSNGWKANLQHPSNVFYWHSIMPQNPEPLALRLAASACKHTDYSSTELKGFLDIVNRPEFWFSELNTLVFACCFFQEKKDIRFMSTEVLINSIEQRKLDVTVFGEKIAFLISGKYGALLRCIDALAAIKDVSAVHNVALFMILDTVFKNLNIQEKLPTNFKKLVEHYLDVTTKTQQKSSPEALAFFVQWKENASIKNLVKQLVKN, encoded by the coding sequence ATGAATCACCTGAAAAGACACTTGAAGTACATCGAAGGAAGCTCCGACAAATTTTGGCAAATCGAAGTGAATGGCCAACAGTTCACGGTCGTGTATGGCAAAAACGGAACGGTGGGCACCTCCCAAACCAAAACCTTTGATACAGCTGAATCATGCCTGAAGACTGCTGAAAAATTAGTGGCCGAAAAACTCAAAAAAGGCTATTCGGAAGACGGAACCGTGGCCGTTGATGCCACCAACGCTGTTGGCAGGCCAGCAACGGGGCAAAAAGTGGCCTTACAGGAAGTATTGGATGAATACGACCAACTCATCAAGACCCGAAATTTGGATGGACTCCTGCCTTTTTTGCAAGCAAAATCAAGCGGCCATTTAGAAGGCTTGAGGAAACACATCAACAAAGCGAAGCGCTATTGGATGAATTATGTGGATTTGACCAAGGAACCGGAATTCCACAAAAACAGCAAATCTACTTGGGGACGTAGAGGTGATGTAGAACAAGGTTACATCATCACCCTGAGTGCGATAGCCTTGTTTGATAAAAGTAGCATCGCTTCCTGGGATGAGCCACTTTGGCTCTTTAATGACCCTGAGAAGCACGAAATGCTGCTGAAAATTCTCGAATGGGCAAAGCCCGATTGGCTGGATACCTATATTTTGGACAAAATCAGAAGAAATGATTGGAGTCATGTGAGGTACAGCACCTTGCGATTGCTGGAAAAAAACAATTTGATTCGTTACAATCCCGAACTTTTCGCCAGAAGCCTCAGTCGCATTGAACTACGGTACAACACTAACCAATTGAGTAAAAAAGAGATAGAGCGGAAACTGGATGTTTGGATCAATGACGAAATCACCTATCAGCGCGATATACCTGAACTGTTCAATTACGAAACAAATCTGCACAACCAATCCGAAAGTTATCGAATCAATAACGCTGGTCCCTACCTCTTTTTTCCCATCTGGGAATACATTTACAAGGGACTTCTGGCGGAAAATAAAATCGATCGACTCTTCTTCATTGAAAATGCGCTACAGCTACAAACCAAAGACTGGAACAACAATTTGAAGTCATTTTACCGAAAACGCCTCGAAGAAATTGACCTGACTACCCAGGAGTTGATTGATTTTCAAGAGACCATTTTTGCCTTTTTTCATGCGCTGTATCCCCCCATTGTGTCTTATGGACTCGACCTGTGCAAACGGATGTACGAGCATCCCGATTTCAACATCCCCTCCTTTTTGGAATGGGCCTCGGCTTTGATGATGCGCACAGATTGTAAGGCGGCGATCAAGGGTTTGTTGCCAATTTTTGAAAAAATTGCCAAGTTAAAAACTGAATATCAAATCAGTATCGCCGAAATGATTGCCGATGTATTCATGATCCCGGATATGACCCTGCAAGAACGCGCGGCCAAAACTTTGCAAAAATTGGGCAAGGTGGACAGCGATACCTTGCAGGAAAAACTACACAGCTACCAGCCCCAAATGCAAGGCAATGTGAAATCGCTGTTGGCTGATTGGCTGGATGGAGGCTCGGATGTTTTGACTGAAGGAATAGAATCCTATCAATACCAGCCAACAAAAGCAAAATTACTCAATGAACCCTTGGTACTGCCCGATACCTGGAACGATGTATTGTTTCAATTCGGCAAGTTCATCAGTTCAGATGAGCCGCATGAAGCTGAAATTTTGCTGAATACTTTCATCTGTAAACAGCAGCTGTTTCCCCAGGACTACCAGGAACAATTGAGTCCATATTTCAAACAGTTGGAGCGAACGTATTTTGAAGTAGTTTTCAAAAATGAGGTCAAGGCTTTTTTGATGAGCAAAATGCACGATATGAAAGCACCATATGTCAGTAAATCTGATCATTATACCGAACTCTACGCCTTGCTCATCATCAAAAAGATCACCAAAGTTGCTGAGCGCAAAATGCGTCAGGGTTCCAACTTGCCTTTATTGTCCTTGCCGACCCATGTGCCGTATTGGATTGCCCCTAAAGTGCTGTTGGAACGAATCATTGCCCATCAACAGGCCAATGAAGTCATCGATATGGCGGACCTGAGCATCGCCATATCGAGAATGTGCCGAGAAGACCTTGACGAGGCCTTGCCCCTGTTGGGACAAATTGACGAGAAACTAAGGCCACTGATGAATTTCTGCCTGGGGCTGGACAAAAAAATGGATTTGGAAGAAAAAACCGTTTTGACCAAACTCATTTCCTGGGTGAGTGGAAGCAACGAGCACAATGAAAACCTGGCCTTATGGGCAGTTGCGGCACGGACTTTCTACCCACAGGAAACGTTCATCGAATTTGAAAAAACGCAGCTGCGGGAAGTACCCTTCGTGGCCCAGCCCTTGAAACCCAACTTTTACTTCAAGAAAAACTGGAACGAATGGAAAAATTACCTAACCAAACTCACGGAGCGAGGCCCTTCCTGGTGCGAGTTGCGTTTTGATCAGCCAGAGTACAAAAAAATTCCTGACCACCTTTTGTATAGTTTGAACATCCACCGGGGAAGCAATGGATGGAAAGCCAACTTACAACATCCGTCCAATGTATTCTACTGGCACAGCATCATGCCCCAAAACCCGGAGCCTTTGGCCTTAAGATTGGCCGCCTCCGCGTGCAAACACACTGACTACAGCTCCACCGAGCTCAAAGGTTTTTTGGACATTGTCAACCGCCCTGAGTTTTGGTTTTCGGAGCTTAATACGCTGGTTTTTGCCTGTTGTTTTTTTCAAGAAAAAAAAGATATCCGCTTTATGTCCACCGAAGTGTTGATCAATTCAATTGAGCAGCGAAAACTGGATGTAACTGTTTTTGGCGAAAAAATAGCTTTTTTGATTTCCGGAAAATATGGGGCACTACTGCGTTGCATCGATGCCCTGGCGGCCATCAAAGACGTGTCTGCTGTGCACAACGTTGCCCTTTTTATGATTTTGGATACGGTGTTTAAAAACCTGAACATTCAGGAAAAACTTCCGACCAATTTTAAAAAACTGGTCGAACATTATCTCGATGTGACGACTAAAACACAACAAAAGTCCTCCCCTGAAGCCCTGGCCTTCTTTGTACAATGGAAAGAAAACGCCTCAATTAAAAATTTGGTAAAACAATTGGTAAAAAACTGA
- a CDS encoding SWIM zinc finger family protein has protein sequence MQDLAYQYNAVSTIQKVDGINKLVLAHQTELEEVNNIPCFFWGNLTEPYTTAKCWSTIAKVVRSSFGPIPPSLRDPIVSAGAERMRFEGFSSCNGVYVRLDMKPEAIDGEFIASGTTNVDFNDPMLNALNAIQKNERVTLAVGQQEVQVISSKAKVVEKKVTLPTRWIKGLTSVQLYLADMEQRFEIPKIQAIQLFQSLPKGVTKGDFFVTKRAGKFMFATLTSPDSVRIGGLQRLRLLEGVLPLLDKIMVYESADRETCAFVCEMGKMQLLMAFSPDNYRGFSGEGKALDSMTQQVPLEWIYGLNALLKSNEMFNPTLLSIEHDIDFGTMEHLTAGLSSMGLLGYDLSENAHFYRRLPFKTERILSLNPRLKNAKKLIANDEVQFVQNTPAYIEALVKGSGVMHKVIIEGEQQRCTCDWFTKYQGKRGICKHVLAVKMLVEGGE, from the coding sequence ATGCAAGACTTAGCCTACCAATACAACGCCGTTTCTACCATCCAGAAAGTAGACGGCATCAACAAGCTGGTGTTGGCGCACCAAACCGAACTGGAAGAGGTTAATAATATTCCTTGCTTCTTCTGGGGCAACCTCACCGAGCCTTACACCACTGCCAAATGTTGGAGCACCATTGCCAAGGTTGTGCGCAGCAGCTTTGGTCCCATTCCTCCGAGCCTGCGTGATCCGATTGTCTCTGCGGGAGCTGAACGGATGCGGTTCGAGGGGTTTTCATCTTGCAATGGGGTATACGTGCGCCTGGACATGAAACCCGAGGCCATTGATGGAGAATTTATCGCCAGCGGAACCACCAATGTGGATTTTAACGACCCCATGCTCAATGCCCTCAATGCCATCCAAAAAAACGAACGGGTGACCCTTGCCGTGGGCCAACAAGAAGTACAGGTCATTTCCAGCAAAGCGAAGGTGGTAGAAAAAAAAGTTACCCTGCCCACCCGCTGGATCAAGGGTCTGACGAGTGTACAATTGTATTTGGCAGACATGGAACAGCGCTTTGAAATCCCCAAAATACAGGCCATTCAATTGTTCCAAAGCCTGCCCAAAGGAGTGACCAAAGGCGATTTTTTTGTCACCAAAAGGGCGGGGAAATTTATGTTTGCTACCCTCACTTCGCCGGATAGTGTACGCATTGGGGGACTGCAACGACTCCGCTTACTGGAAGGTGTTTTGCCCTTGCTGGACAAAATTATGGTCTATGAATCTGCCGATCGCGAAACCTGTGCCTTTGTGTGTGAAATGGGCAAAATGCAGTTGCTCATGGCCTTTTCACCCGACAATTACCGGGGTTTTTCGGGTGAAGGAAAAGCGCTGGACAGCATGACGCAGCAGGTACCACTGGAATGGATTTATGGGCTAAACGCCCTCCTGAAATCGAATGAAATGTTCAATCCCACCCTGCTTTCCATTGAGCACGACATCGATTTTGGCACCATGGAGCACCTTACTGCCGGGCTTTCTTCCATGGGTTTGCTGGGCTACGATTTGAGTGAAAACGCGCATTTTTACCGTCGTCTTCCCTTCAAAACGGAACGCATCCTGAGTTTGAACCCCCGCCTGAAAAATGCCAAAAAACTGATTGCGAATGATGAAGTGCAATTTGTACAAAACACGCCAGCTTACATCGAGGCACTGGTCAAAGGTTCGGGGGTGATGCACAAAGTGATCATCGAAGGTGAGCAACAGCGTTGTACCTGTGATTGGTTCACAAAATACCAGGGAAAACGGGGCATTTGCAAGCACGTTTTGGCCGTGAAGATGCTGGTGGAAGGAGGGGAGTAA
- a CDS encoding RDD family protein gives MLNTTLKTNTLILRRIAAAILDYGFVIGYAILLFGLVGMLFGFDQMGKMEFSPAAGQLIAFSSLTLPVFLYFFMQEKSAKKATIGKRALGLQVAMIKTSSNHSQGILIRTIMKLLPWEIAHWGIQWLAFYVKKEAAPPIWVWVVLIVPQVVAFFYFVSMLYTKGTLSLYDAIAGTKVVRQDAKV, from the coding sequence ATGTTAAACACCACACTTAAAACCAATACGCTCATCCTCCGCAGAATCGCCGCCGCAATACTTGACTATGGTTTCGTCATCGGCTACGCCATCTTGCTTTTTGGGTTGGTAGGTATGTTGTTCGGTTTTGATCAAATGGGGAAAATGGAATTCAGCCCAGCTGCTGGACAATTGATTGCTTTTTCAAGCCTCACTTTACCGGTCTTTTTGTATTTTTTTATGCAAGAAAAAAGTGCCAAAAAAGCGACCATTGGAAAACGTGCTTTAGGGTTACAGGTAGCAATGATCAAAACATCCTCGAACCATTCCCAGGGCATTTTGATTCGGACGATAATGAAATTATTGCCTTGGGAAATTGCGCATTGGGGAATTCAATGGTTGGCGTTTTATGTAAAAAAAGAAGCAGCGCCGCCGATTTGGGTATGGGTTGTGTTGATTGTGCCGCAGGTGGTGGCTTTTTTTTATTTTGTGAGCATGCTGTACACCAAAGGTACATTGAGCCTTTACGATGCGATTGCGGGGACAAAGGTGGTAAGGCAGGATGCAAAAGTTTGA
- a CDS encoding M14 family metallopeptidase, translating to MSKKWILILGLLWSYMGYSQSKQALSYYLPEITYDPKIPTPEAFLGYQIGEWHISHDQQLAYMRKLAELSPRFKLTEYARTYEGRPLVYIAITSERNHQNLPDLKARHLQVSNPAEADKADLKNTPAVIYQGFSIHGNEPSGGNAAPLVAYYLAAGQSPELDKLLNEVIIIFDPCFNPDGFHRFSTWANQHRNRHLTGDPQDREYSEAWPGGRFNHYWFDLNRDWLSGAHPESRGRAKIFHEWKPNILTDHHEMGTNSSFFFMPGVPTRVNPITPKQNQELTAKIGQYHVKNLDEIGSLYYSQEGYDDFYYGKGSTFPDAHGCIGILFEQASSRGHLQESANGLLTFAFTIRNQVRTALSTQKAAVELKQELLEHQKSFFQSAMQEARNDSRMGYVFGDPYDQARLDRLVEIIRRQEIEVYALGSKVTVDGKTFEPNNSFVVPLEQKQYRLIRGIFETPTTFEDSIFYDISSWALPMAFNIPYAALAKKGVDGKVLGAKVDGPKPVRAAAAIPTQSNYAYMLGWEDYQAPRALQFLQSKGLRTKVGMSAITLQGKKYDPGTVMIPVQNQSATPQQIHQWVTEIVKELNVSIDAVGTGFTTDGIDLGSNNFLTLRQPKVMLVVGEGVGANTAGEVWHLLDTRFDMVISKVEADDIVRSNLSRYNVIVLGDGSFQTINAGGVAKLKEWVSAGGTIIGIQRAVNWLKGQGIGFATMKEYKNADASTGRRPYGEIADDLGSQEIPGTIFEAELDLSHPLIFGYKRSKMPVFRDGEVFMEKSKNPYASPLVYTANPLLGGYLNRKYTDIVKNTAGIVVSGSGAGRVIYMADNPNFRAHWYGTNRLFLNALFFGNLISGAGLESERRE from the coding sequence ATGAGCAAAAAATGGATACTCATCCTGGGTTTGCTGTGGTCATACATGGGGTATTCCCAAAGCAAACAAGCCTTATCTTATTACCTCCCGGAGATCACGTATGATCCCAAAATTCCTACCCCGGAAGCGTTCCTCGGCTACCAGATCGGGGAATGGCACATCAGTCACGACCAGCAATTGGCCTACATGCGCAAGCTGGCTGAACTGTCACCCCGCTTCAAACTAACCGAATACGCCCGCACTTACGAAGGACGCCCGCTGGTGTACATCGCCATCACTTCCGAGCGCAACCATCAAAATCTGCCGGATTTAAAGGCACGCCACCTGCAAGTGAGCAATCCGGCGGAAGCGGATAAAGCCGACCTGAAAAATACACCAGCTGTAATTTACCAGGGTTTTTCCATCCACGGCAACGAACCCAGCGGGGGCAACGCTGCGCCACTGGTGGCCTATTACCTGGCCGCAGGCCAAAGCCCGGAATTGGATAAATTGCTGAACGAGGTCATCATCATTTTTGACCCCTGTTTCAATCCCGATGGTTTTCATCGTTTTTCCACCTGGGCCAATCAACACCGCAACCGCCACCTCACCGGCGATCCGCAAGACCGCGAATACAGCGAAGCCTGGCCAGGTGGGCGTTTTAACCACTACTGGTTTGACCTCAACCGCGACTGGCTGAGCGGAGCACATCCGGAATCCCGGGGGCGGGCCAAAATTTTCCACGAGTGGAAGCCCAATATCCTGACCGATCACCACGAAATGGGCACCAACTCTTCGTTCTTCTTTATGCCCGGAGTGCCTACCCGCGTCAACCCGATTACACCCAAACAGAACCAGGAATTGACGGCCAAAATCGGTCAATACCACGTCAAAAACCTGGATGAAATTGGCTCTTTGTACTACTCGCAGGAGGGCTACGATGACTTCTACTATGGCAAAGGATCCACGTTCCCCGATGCGCATGGTTGTATTGGTATCCTTTTTGAACAAGCCAGTTCCCGGGGGCATTTGCAGGAAAGTGCCAATGGTTTGCTGACCTTCGCCTTTACCATTCGCAACCAGGTACGCACCGCCCTATCTACCCAAAAAGCAGCCGTTGAGCTGAAACAGGAATTGCTCGAACACCAAAAATCTTTCTTCCAAAGCGCCATGCAGGAGGCCCGCAACGACAGCCGGATGGGCTACGTTTTTGGGGACCCTTACGATCAGGCGCGTCTCGACCGTTTGGTGGAAATCATACGCCGACAGGAGATTGAGGTGTATGCCCTGGGCAGCAAAGTAACGGTGGATGGCAAAACTTTTGAGCCCAACAACTCCTTTGTCGTACCGCTGGAGCAAAAACAATACCGCCTGATCCGGGGTATTTTTGAAACACCGACTACTTTTGAAGACAGCATCTTTTACGATATTTCCAGTTGGGCACTGCCCATGGCGTTCAACATTCCTTATGCGGCACTGGCCAAAAAAGGGGTAGACGGGAAAGTATTGGGCGCTAAAGTAGATGGGCCGAAACCTGTGCGGGCTGCTGCGGCCATTCCAACTCAAAGCAATTACGCGTACATGCTGGGCTGGGAGGATTACCAAGCGCCACGGGCTTTGCAGTTTTTGCAAAGCAAGGGTCTACGTACCAAGGTGGGCATGTCGGCCATCACCTTGCAAGGAAAAAAATACGACCCGGGTACCGTCATGATTCCGGTGCAAAACCAAAGTGCCACGCCGCAACAAATCCACCAGTGGGTGACCGAGATTGTCAAAGAACTCAATGTCAGTATTGATGCCGTAGGTACGGGTTTTACCACCGATGGGATTGATCTGGGCAGCAACAACTTCCTTACCTTGCGCCAACCCAAGGTCATGCTCGTAGTAGGTGAAGGCGTTGGTGCCAATACCGCTGGTGAGGTATGGCACTTGCTGGATACCCGTTTCGACATGGTGATTTCTAAAGTAGAAGCCGACGACATTGTGCGTTCCAACCTCAGCCGCTACAACGTGATTGTGCTGGGCGATGGTTCGTTCCAAACCATCAACGCGGGTGGCGTAGCCAAACTTAAAGAATGGGTCAGCGCGGGGGGAACCATCATTGGCATTCAACGGGCGGTCAACTGGCTGAAAGGCCAGGGGATTGGTTTTGCGACCATGAAAGAGTACAAAAATGCCGACGCCAGTACCGGACGGCGCCCTTATGGTGAAATTGCGGATGACCTGGGCTCCCAGGAAATCCCCGGCACCATCTTTGAAGCGGAACTGGACTTGAGCCATCCCCTGATTTTTGGGTACAAGCGCAGCAAAATGCCGGTATTCCGCGATGGGGAAGTGTTTATGGAAAAATCCAAAAACCCGTACGCCTCCCCACTGGTATACACGGCCAATCCACTCCTGGGTGGTTATTTGAACCGCAAATACACGGATATCGTCAAAAATACCGCTGGTATTGTCGTGAGTGGTTCAGGCGCTGGTCGGGTCATTTACATGGCCGATAACCCGAATTTCCGGGCGCATTGGTATGGAACCAATCGTTTGTTCCTGAACGCGCTGTTTTTTGGAAATTTGATCAGTGGCGCGGGATTGGAGTCGGAAAGGAGGGAGTAA
- a CDS encoding DUF2279 domain-containing protein, whose translation MRITFVLLFLIQVTSGFSQENKAWQWLEPADTFNNKRFKLLAIGGATAYAATSVGLYSIWYRNYDLGPFHFFNDKFGNNDEWEKVDKAGHVVTAYAESYLAFRGMRWAGVKHKPAVWIGAGVGTILQGTIEVMDGFSAGWGFSKMDILANTIGVATFTAQELLWKEQRMMIKVSNTRPNYPATLIPGNKGGPPLSVRQIAHGLYGDNYLEAFIKDYNGMTVWASINPASFLKLSENSRFPRWLNVAVGFGADGVYGAYGNVYTDANDSYSLTNIQREKEYYLSFDVDLRRIRTRSPLLRTIFQGLSFVKIPGPTLEMSSIGKPKFHFFYW comes from the coding sequence ATGCGGATTACCTTTGTTTTGTTGTTCCTCATCCAGGTAACCAGTGGTTTTTCGCAAGAAAATAAAGCTTGGCAGTGGCTGGAACCCGCAGACACGTTCAACAACAAACGTTTTAAACTCCTGGCTATTGGTGGGGCTACCGCCTATGCAGCAACTTCGGTAGGATTGTATTCCATTTGGTACAGAAATTATGACCTTGGGCCTTTTCATTTTTTCAATGACAAATTCGGCAACAACGACGAATGGGAAAAAGTAGACAAGGCGGGCCACGTGGTTACTGCTTACGCCGAAAGTTATCTGGCCTTCAGAGGCATGCGTTGGGCTGGGGTAAAACACAAACCCGCGGTTTGGATTGGTGCTGGAGTGGGTACAATTTTGCAAGGCACGATCGAAGTCATGGATGGTTTTTCCGCTGGCTGGGGCTTTTCAAAAATGGATATCCTGGCCAATACCATCGGGGTAGCCACTTTTACCGCACAGGAATTGTTGTGGAAGGAACAACGCATGATGATCAAGGTTTCGAATACCCGTCCCAATTATCCGGCTACACTGATTCCTGGCAACAAAGGTGGTCCTCCGCTGAGCGTTCGCCAGATTGCCCATGGATTGTACGGCGACAACTATTTGGAAGCCTTCATCAAAGACTACAATGGCATGACGGTTTGGGCCTCGATCAACCCAGCTTCATTTTTAAAACTTTCGGAGAACAGCCGTTTTCCGCGCTGGCTCAACGTTGCTGTAGGTTTTGGTGCAGATGGCGTTTATGGCGCGTATGGCAACGTATATACCGATGCCAATGATAGCTACAGCCTGACCAACATACAACGGGAAAAGGAGTACTACCTTTCCTTTGATGTAGATTTGCGCCGCATCCGTACCCGCAGTCCGCTGTTGCGCACCATTTTCCAAGGATTGTCTTTTGTGAAAATTCCTGGTCCAACCCTGGAGATGAGCTCGATTGGAAAACCCAAATTTCACTTCTTTTATTGGTGA